CACGACCGTACCCACCCCGAGGAGCAGGCCGATCAGCAGAAAAACAGCCCTCCCCTTGCGCCGTCGGAGATTATTCAGAGCAATCGTAGCGAGTGTCATGGGGGTACCTCTAGCGTGGCAAAGGAGTGAAATAGTGACGGCCCTGCTCCAGAGCGGCCAACTGAATAACGACGCTGTCGGCGGTTATCTTCCTCTCCAGCGGGACGGGATTGCATCCGCCCTTGACTTCATTGATGCGATTAACG
The sequence above is drawn from the Desulfuromonadaceae bacterium genome and encodes:
- a CDS encoding DUF2318 domain-containing protein: VNRINEVKGGCNPVPLERKITADSVVIQLAALEQGRHYFTPLPR